One stretch of Mycolicibacterium fallax DNA includes these proteins:
- a CDS encoding 3-hydroxyacyl-CoA dehydrogenase, with translation MTAEIRTVTILGCGVLGAQIAFQSALKGFPVTAYDINDEALAAARVRFDKLAATYLKSVAGVDEAATKAALGRLTLTSDLSAAAASDLVIEAVPEVLTLKEDIYRKLGELAPAATIFATNSSTLLPSDLKDSTGRPDRFLALHFANMIWLHNTAEVMGSADTDPAVHAAVVAFATAIGMVPIELHKEKSGYVLNSLLVPLLRAGLELVAGGYAEPGDVDQTWRIGTGAPAGPCQIWDVVGMRTGYNIMSHGDEEEQRLAVWLKQNYIDKGKLGLESGEGFYKYV, from the coding sequence ATGACCGCCGAGATCCGCACCGTGACCATTTTGGGCTGCGGGGTGCTGGGTGCCCAGATCGCTTTCCAGAGCGCACTCAAGGGCTTCCCGGTCACCGCCTACGACATCAACGACGAGGCCCTGGCCGCGGCCCGGGTGCGTTTCGACAAGCTCGCCGCGACCTACCTCAAGTCGGTCGCCGGCGTCGACGAGGCCGCCACAAAGGCCGCCCTGGGGCGCCTGACCCTGACCAGCGACCTGAGCGCGGCCGCCGCCTCCGACCTGGTGATCGAGGCGGTGCCGGAGGTGCTGACCCTCAAGGAGGACATCTACCGCAAGCTCGGCGAGTTGGCCCCGGCCGCCACCATCTTCGCGACCAACTCCTCGACCCTGCTGCCCAGCGACCTCAAGGACTCCACCGGCCGCCCGGACCGGTTCCTGGCCCTGCACTTCGCCAACATGATCTGGCTGCACAACACCGCCGAGGTGATGGGTTCGGCCGACACCGACCCGGCCGTCCACGCCGCCGTCGTCGCGTTCGCCACGGCCATTGGCATGGTGCCGATCGAACTGCACAAGGAGAAGTCCGGCTACGTGCTGAACTCACTGCTGGTGCCGCTGCTGAGGGCCGGGCTGGAACTGGTCGCCGGCGGCTACGCCGAGCCCGGCGACGTCGACCAGACCTGGCGGATCGGCACCGGCGCACCCGCCGGGCCGTGCCAGATCTGGGATGTGGTCGGCATGCGCACCGGCTACAACATCATGAGCCACGGCGACGAGGAGGAGCAGCGGCTCGCGGTCTGGCTCAAGCAGAACTACATCGACAAGGGCAAGCTCGGGCTGGAGTCCGGCGAGGGCTTCTACAAGTACGTCTGA